A region from the Rhodospirillaceae bacterium genome encodes:
- a CDS encoding pyridoxal phosphate-dependent aminotransferase, with translation MTDLSNVLDSFQPSAISVIFTLTSRLKEEGRDIIDLSIGEPDFPTPDHVKQAAIDAINADFTRYTPVDGISTLKEAISNKFQRDNNLEYGPDQIVVEAGAKPLLFHAMQAILNPDDEVILPVPCWASYTGMVLLAGAKPVPVPCREDRHFKLQADDLESAITDQTRLILLNSPSNPTGAAYNADELKVLTDVLMRHPQVWIIADDIYEHIVFDNFAFTTPAQIEPALYDRTLTINGASKAYSMTGWRIGYAGGPKKLIAGITKVLSQSVGNPCSISQAAAVAALEGPQDYLGERAALFKERRDFLVERLNTFNGLTCHAPEGAFYLFPSCKGLIGGHTPEGATINSSTDLASYLLESAGVSVVPGAAFEFDPNIRISYATSMDNLEIACDRMEQACREIT, from the coding sequence GCCGTGACATCATCGACCTGAGTATCGGCGAGCCGGATTTCCCAACCCCGGACCACGTCAAGCAAGCCGCCATTGACGCCATCAACGCCGACTTCACCCGCTACACACCGGTCGATGGCATCAGCACCCTTAAAGAGGCCATCAGCAACAAATTTCAGCGTGATAACAATCTCGAATATGGCCCCGACCAGATCGTTGTCGAGGCGGGTGCAAAGCCGCTGCTGTTCCATGCCATGCAGGCCATCCTGAACCCGGACGATGAGGTCATCCTGCCGGTGCCGTGCTGGGCATCCTATACCGGCATGGTGTTGCTCGCCGGTGCCAAACCAGTGCCGGTTCCCTGCCGTGAGGACAGGCATTTTAAATTACAAGCCGATGATCTGGAAAGTGCCATCACAGACCAGACCCGCCTCATTTTGCTTAACTCACCAAGCAATCCAACCGGTGCGGCGTATAACGCAGATGAATTGAAAGTCCTGACCGATGTCCTGATGCGACACCCGCAGGTGTGGATCATTGCCGATGATATTTACGAGCATATCGTATTTGACAATTTTGCCTTCACCACACCGGCCCAGATTGAGCCCGCTCTTTATGACCGCACACTAACCATCAACGGCGCTTCCAAAGCCTATTCAATGACCGGCTGGCGCATTGGTTACGCGGGCGGCCCGAAGAAGCTGATTGCTGGCATCACCAAGGTGCTGTCCCAAAGTGTCGGCAACCCCTGCTCGATCAGCCAAGCCGCGGCCGTTGCCGCCCTTGAAGGACCACAGGATTATCTTGGCGAACGGGCGGCCTTGTTCAAAGAGCGCCGCGATTTTCTTGTTGAACGACTGAACACCTTCAATGGCCTTACATGTCACGCGCCGGAAGGGGCTTTTTACCTGTTTCCATCATGTAAGGGACTGATCGGCGGCCACACCCCCGAAGGGGCGACAATTAACAGCAGCACTGATCTTGCCAGTTACCTGCTGGAAAGTGCCGGTGTCTCCGTGGTGCCCGGTGCGGCGTTTGAATTCGATCCCAATATCCGGATCTCCTACGCCACCTCAATGGACAATCTGGAAATCGCCTGTGACCGGATGGAACAAGCCTGTAGAGAGATCACCTGA